aaattcatttaaagcataaaagacaagttaaaatagcaacgggcgtatcatgcgctaaagcgcagccctttatttattatttgtattgcgtgatcacgcaaatacgcagcttatctggagctctgaatcAGGCTACTGAACTTTTAAAGAATCAGTTTTCTTGAAATTATAAACAGTAAGTCTTATTATAAAATGATAGTAGCATCTGTTCAACATTGATATGATTCATcacatttttattagtttttaactGACATGGCATCTTTTGTCTTTCTATTGTACCAGCCATTTTAGATAAAGCAGTACCTGCCACAACACAGAATGTAGATTCAGAAATCCACCCACATTGTGTGCTGCCAATAAATATACAGGTAACTGTGTTTTGCTGAATTCTTGTTTCAGCACTGTACTACATAGAGAATTGATGATGGACAAATGAACATGGGAGACAACTCATGATTATCTTGTGTGACATTGGTTTCATTTGAAAGTTTAGGTTAAAAGGTAACCTTGTCCTTTTAGATATGGCTGCTTTGAAGATGGGACACTTTATGAATGAAAGCGGACATCAGTTTCTACTACCATTTTCTTTTATCTTAACCATCTAATCAGACTTAATTGTCTAgaatatttgaaagttttatgtttattgttttaaaaatgtatatataaaattatcataATTCCACTtgatacataatatacagttacAGCATCAACTAATGTTACTGCATTTTTGTAGATTTGATAGAAAAGATGCATTCTGGTGAATCAAATGAAGGTCCATCCACCCAGTTGTTAAAGGAATCACTGATAAATACAAGACAACATGAGGCTTTCCTTAGAGTTATATTAGTAAGTAGATTTGAATTGATATTCAGCATCTATATCATATCAAGACATCTGATTCTATTATGTTGGCAGGGAAAAAACAAAGGGTGGCTGCTTAAATATAGTTCAATACCCTgtagaataaatatttttttgaaaaaagcaaCACTTTTATTGTGCTTTGAGAAAGTCAATTAGTTTATGATCtaaaatatgttatataaaaaaaatattacagaaaataacaaaaatagaatTGATTTGGTAGTATGCTGTGTCTAATAGACAAGAAAATGCATTTAATCATACTATAAATCAGTCTATATCAGTAGATAAGCTTGAGTTGATGCATGATTGATGTTGGTTATAATTAATCGGTTTTCTTGGTCCTCAAACGCTTTATGCTCTGTATTTGTAAGATAATATATATAGAATAcaagtaaattttaaaacaatgacAGCGACAAAGTCAGTATTGCACCGTAGTAACTGATCAGCATATCATTTTACACTGACATAACAAAGACTTTTTAGGTTACAAACTTAACATTCAAATTGGTATATTTGTACGTAATCTGTATAAGAAATACTAAGATTAGACTGATTTTCTCTTGATATTTGTCAAAGAGTTACtgcaatttaaattatttatttgtaattttagaaTGATGTTATTAGCTGTGCTCATCAAGTTGAATCACTAGAAAAGCATTTAGCAACTAGAATGGAGCAGCTACAAGCCACAGTGCAATCAAAAACGGCTGTGCCTACCGCTTAAGTTTATGTACCGTATTTATTCTAATAAACGCCCCGGGAGCGAAGACAATTTCCGAAAGGGGGGTGTCAATTAGAGAAACGAATTTCGTACCTTACTTCATTGACCTTTACCTGAATTTTGTTGAAACTGACTAGTAACATACACGTGTTTCTTATTGTCTCCATAATCTATAAATAGCGTTTATCTGTAATGTGACTCatcaaataatttgttaaaattttcgaATGAACAAGCGTGCACATCAATGGAACATAATTTCAACAGTGTACTGTGTAACTGACAGATCTATTTTTGGAACTTGTACACACTGTGTTGGATTATCGGAGTGGATTAAAACATGGGCATTATTGATTTTTCGTTTCATGTTTCTGAGTGACCGGGTCGATGTCTTTGCAATATTGTAATGGGttagtttcaattttatttgtttaactaCAAAATGGGGGTGTTTATTAGAAGTCAAAAGTTCTGAATGCACGATTTTCGGTAGGGgctttaaatagaataaatacgGTAAGTATTCATCCACAAACACACATGTAGTccacaataaaatgtatttttattgaataaaaaacaatcaaaacattgTTAAGTTAGAAGAATGGGAATTAAGATCTAAATCCGGCTCGAAATGTGGAAATAAAGGTCAAAATACTAATAAACAAATATGTCCTGATAACATCAAGTCAAGTGATGTCATAAAAATACATCAAACTTTTACATACTTTATCTAGAAtggtaaaaaaatcatattttgaaaaatagtttCTTGATTTTCTTTGAATGTGACTTGCATTTATCCTGTATAAATTACATGGTAATAAACATCATTTAAAACTTGATTGCACAGTGGAAATTATGTCTAGCTCCTTCAAATTTATATACATgaattattcaattgttttaatttgtttttttgccTGACCATACATGCTATACATGTACCTTTTTcgaaatatttaacatttgcaaGCAGCATCAAATACCTCAATGCAAAACTCCCACTTAGCTGACCATTGAAGACATTTAATTTATCTTGCTTTATTTTACAGCCTCAGTTCATTCATCTGTCACAGTTGTGGAGTGGTTTTCAAGATGAGATGGTATTACTCAGTGTTCTTAGAAATATATTGGCTAGTCTGGAACCATTTACAAGGGTAGGTATCCATTGAATTAGTCACTCAGAAATATAGTCccttaaccctttaacccccaatcccgcctgtaggcgtgatggcgacaaccattatttgatggcccgtatgaccctctaTACTTTTTTTGAATTGCCCCAactgaactgtcatgatagcagggacttcaaccaagcagttcatggtccatcaactcttctcagatgtctgttcatgaaaatttggcactttgaaagccatttaagagttcaaaatcagaaaaacatgaaaagtagccaaaatcaggtgggggtgggcatcttttgatggccactacgtaactggaagtgactgttggtaaaaactattatcatatatgcatgcatactaaggtggtataggaacacaacgaggtataatatggccaataggaatctagtctgtaaaatctaggtcaccgttttgtcaaaaatccataaaaacggacatttaggcagacctgacttgacaataataattcccaagcaagacactgaagtccaatatactcccagctagcatgaatggactactgtaactatagggtaatacttgaatatTTTACAAGTAAATGGGGGAAAAATACATCCTATATCCCAAATATCAGTCAATGTATCTGACCAAATAATTTTCCAATATGAAAAGTCAATATGTATATTAGAAGAATACAAAACAATGCTTTGCAGCAGGATTTACATCAACATTATCAATATAATTGTGACAGGGGAGATAATCTATCTTTTTCAGTCAAAGGGAGAGAAAATTAATCCTAGTGATTTTAAAGATTTGGATTGGTTGTTTCCAGATACAACAAAGCATTTTAACAAATTACCACTGCAATATAGGGTAAGTTATTTCACAATATTataattgatttattaaaataaaaatatataaacaagaatggtATCTTCTTAGATCTTTAAATGTCAAAAGTTCATAGTTTTCTTTTTGTATTGATATGGTCAGAgagtaaataaaatttattctaATATGACAGCCTATTATCGTCAACCAGTATAATCACAATATATCTACCTTTAGTGAAAACGCAGTAATACACAAAAACAGCTGTTCCGCGTTACGACCAACTTATTTGTACAAGCTGCCAGATATTCTAAATTTTTGACATCAAAACCCCCAGTTTACGTAGGCTAAGATTCAGATACAATATTATTTATCTCTATTctacagcaaaataaacaaatcagtccatttctatttatttttcatggtaaaatattcataaaacgaAAATTCCACGAAATGATGTTATTGTCTTGGCATGGCAACGAAACAAGGTGAAGTCACAAGTATGGTTTtcgtaaacaaaaaattaaatgtaaataccGCAGGGTTTAAAGCTTCTTGTATGCCTCAGAACGAATAAAATTAcattgaaagaaaatatataatcattgaataatataatattactcatattatcaaaattgggtaaaacgGAACAGCCAAAATAGTATCGTATGTATAGGCCTTTCATTGCTAACAAAATTACCaaatttgtcctattagaattgTATGTATAGGGCTTTGATGGCTAATATTCTAATAGCAATACCCTTCAGATGTATTTGTgtgtaaaattaagaaataattcatggcagccgtagatctgttttcatttaaccatggatTGGGCATTTATATTCGTTTATTTTACCCTGAGACTTAGTGAGGGGTGAAATacgaatataaatgcccaactcatggttaaatgaaaaccaatctatggctgccatgaattatttcttaattttacacCATATACATCTGAAGGGTATTGCTATTAGAatattacaaaaagtaaataggtacaaaattaaaaaggaaCAGAATTTTGACTTGACCCATGGTATACTAAAAGGATTACTTTGTTATAAATGGTGATTGAGGCAGTAGCAGCTACTTGATTTATGCAAATTAGAAGTTTAGAGGTCAGTTTGCAGCATTCCAACATGTACATTAGTGCATGCAACTTatcacaaactttaaaaattttgtcTTTTCTAATAATGTTTAGAACAATGGAAAAAATAACAAGAGACAATGACTATCATTATTGAGATTCAAGCTGGGATAATGAGGATCGAGGCTTAACTGAAAAATTTTCCTAGGAACCTTGacattaaagggaaaattcgcgattttttacttatggtttaaatatgttcattatgacataatatatatattcacaaagttttattgctatatgtgcagtaataaaggagaaattcaataattaatgaaaaaatattaacaacttcctgtaagtcgtgacgttttctcctggtttttgcatgccgggatttaaaatacaatcattaaaagtcttggtttttaatcatattttaacgtaatcgtaagcgcgccgatgacttatgctttatctaataaccagccgataataagaagataaaacgcacagacgtgcaattgtacacattcatgagataaattttctatgttcaacgtatatattcgaattatttttttagacaacacataaagttatcaatttatttttaattaatgcattttcggactgacaaggtgaacaaattaaagtacaataatctgtaaagacaatatgttggtgtactcttattgaccttttactgtctctgctatgactaggtttatacgatgtgtgtattcacggttctgtggcaatactcgtagatggcttgttgaaaggtaaattgttatttgcacttcggtatttaaccacgcctctagggcacaccttgccaggtgtgactgtcttttcggatcagtggattataaaacaagggagcatttaatacatacatttaaaatacatattcaagttggtgacaaatgaaaatagatcgccgtggaataatttaattatatttggtgctattatttatttgaattcaaataaattaatttactaagaaataaacaattttcggttaaagacgggaaactaaCTTTGATAATTCAATTAACTTTTACTCACATATTTTTTCTCTTATGATTTGTGCGTGATTGTTTCTATAGGACAGTGTACATGTATAAATGGTCCAAAAATTAATCATATAATCATAACTAAAAATGTCTTGTTCGGAGAATGATAGTACTAACAGTGGTTCCAGTCTGTCAAGAGAGGCAGATTTTGACGAGTATGGTCAATTAGGGTACGCACTAGAGCCAGGGTATACCGAAGAAGAGCTCAATGAAATGGAAGCTGCAGAAAGTTCCCGAAATCAAGTTATCCTTAGCAACCCTCGCCAGTTGAACACAGATTGGTGTTCGTGTACTAAATGCATAGTTATGCCGTTATTGAAGGAATGTCTTTGTTGCCACGAATTTACTCTCTTTGATGGTAATATTGAATTGGGTGAATGCATTAGTGACAATATGGATTTCAGAACAGTTTGTCTGAACCCGGTTGTTTTTCAAACCAGCtatattcaattcaaaatattttattgttcaagtatcaaatgtacatttaaacaaagggaTTGGACAAAAGGCAGCTATATAAGTTTTTTGAGGTACAAGCGCCACAGAGGGAGAGCTCCAGACGTACTAACTCACAGCCAAAGCCGACTAATGGCTTATCGTCAGTTTGTTTGTTGGGTTAGAAAAGGGCAACCACTTGGCAAGAGAAACAGAGCTTGTGTTGTTAACATTATTAGGGAAGCATTTCCGTCACAAGATGGTGTTTATGAAGGCTTCAAAGAATGTGAAAGTGACACGTCAGACTCGGAATAGTTGTAAAATAGACATATGTTTGATTTGAGGCTCAAAGTATTCTTTTGTATAtgtatagataaaatatatatgtctgCTTTAATTCTTTCATGTTCACATTTAGTTGACTTATACAATATACTTTTACTATTGGtcactgttgaaggccataccgtgaCTTATATAGCTGCTTAAGTCCACTTTATTTCGGTACGTGTCTCCCAAGAAAACAAAccaccgtttgaatggttttacactagtaattttggggccctttatagcttgttgttcggtgtgagccaaggctcagtgttgaaggtcgtactttaacctataatggtttactttttaaattgttatttgtatggagagttgtctcattggcactcacaccacatcttcctatatctactcacaacttcttatttaatcaaatgacaaatctTTTTGCGAAAGTTTGGTATGCAAAAGTACTAAGTTATAAATGGGTGTCTTGCAATATCAAAGTGATAATCTATTTGTCAGATCTCTTATATCTTTTGACGAAATCAAACCATCATGGTATATTCTGCATTTGTATAGACCGAAGTATTATTAAacctatctttttattgttttctgcCCATGTCTGCTCATCGCCAGAAATAAAGTATCTCACACGAAAAAATGGTATTAATTCCagagtcaaaatttaaagaacttattttccatgttttctggtatTGTACGAAAGAGAATTGACCTAACAAAAGAATTGCTATCTCAGGCTGTTAGTAACACATGTAGAGCAGTGGGTCGTTGTTGGACATATAAATCTTAGAAAGTGTATCATCTGTTAAATTTGCAGGTCACTGAAAGGGGAAGTCCCATACGGAAGTAGGTGTtgaggatgattttttttttatatccagtgacacatattacatgcgtattcttgaacgtttgatacatcatttactctcaaattgcaaaaacgaaaacttccacttgtatttatagtatttgtatttttatccatctgatgagttaaggtTTTTTctactgatttgtatagttcgttcatatgttgtactgtgacaccactgtccaaggttatgggagggttgggatcccactaacgtgatacccctaaagcggacaagcagtttattctttaaattgctgtcattgaatatcaagaaagaaaataaatcccgaaattgatttgaaactttaatactcaatagttttcctagaaaatattcacatcccttggggattatttgtagtgtacgtccagttgtatatatattacatgaatgtcggaacaattgtgatgatgacgaatttcttcctttattcgagaacaatctaattgatatataaatctgtgatttaactatgttcataacttcgatctgtatttaaatcaaattggttctctgcttcttcttcttcttttggtatacaatagtctatcgaattcgttgattacatactgttcagtctgttggcatacgtggactagtctatttacaaaacttttaccccaatttacacaaaatgtatgtttcttatgttcaatgtatacatgtatatattttaaattgcgctatagttccgtaactttctatccaggcgtataaacgaatcgtcgacaagtgcgtacattttttaaaatcaatatttctggtatgttccagtctgtcctttactattgacaacgagtatatattacattttcccaaattaacccttggaaaaaatatgtaaatagatttttatttcttcaaatttttgttttttatggtattatttatatttttataaataatgttctttacaccagaaatgttgtttataaacaagcgtacgagttaagtaatgactagtatattatatcactttcggacacgcaagacagagatgtatattatacacctgatagttcaaaatggagagttataagttatcggccgtgtacactgatcaatatttacagaagtgaaacgatgcatgaacttgcaagcccgacaggaaatcgcttgaatacctggacgtgtcaccacacacccctcacaatacctttgggagaaatacctttagccatgctggtgatcagatgagggaagatccgaatttatttgaataaagtttattacttaaaagaattatgaacaaattagattttcgaattttcacggaacacttatttaagatttgaattttgactttttaactaattccaatattaacagtttaaaaataacagactatggttatttaaaaaaaataagaacattttccgtatcaagttagttagtcagataaaacaaccgtacgattgacaagctATCAACatgcaattacgactacatcggttactgtagttttggtcctttgtggtttatagacatatcgtgatttttaatcttagaagatgacaaaatggcggaacgcagagaattgatactcataatttaaaatcgatggtgatctcttatctagcggaataaaactttaatatctataaatttgagaatctttatacagaatggacataatatcaatttttgatttttttgcgaagtttccctttaattttCTTGTTTACAAAGGTCATTACTATGTTTAttcattaaccatgttaacagggTTACTGTGCTTGGGCTTTAGCAAAGTTTGACAGATTACTGTTACCTAGCAACCCAGATATTGATGTACTTAGAAATAAAGATCATTATTATGGATTCAGCAATAAACAAGCAGCAACAGAATTTTCTCAAAACCCAGATGGGTAAGTTTTGTTATGTTACATTTAAGGTTATAGTAAGTTATTCTTAGCAACATTCAATCATCAATTATAGGTTTTATTACAAAACAAGAATCATAGATagcaaaacaatacaaaatggaTTATCTTTTATTAAGACACAAAGCTAATATATCATTATTACATTATTAAGGATTGATTGTTACTTTTTTAACATCATAGTGGCCATTATTTGGAAGGAAAAAAAGAATTGTggatatatatcatgtatatttcttATCAAAACCAGAATTCAAATATGGTAGCTGAATTTAGCAGTTCCTGATTTACAGATTATATATCAAAATACTATAGTTAAAATGTCTTCAGAAGTCAAATGTAAAACGGTCATGTTCAGGTTATTGCTTGAGTCTATGATTGAATCTTAATGACTTGTTTGATATCTGTTTTAGATTTATTCGTCTGGTAGCTGAATGTGCCAAAAGAAGTCCAGACTTAAAACAGCTATTAAAACTTCATACACAATTTGCCAGTATAACACCTTACTCACAGGTATACATTATAATAGTAATACTTATATGATAATCAAATTGCCACATCAACACTTGTTAAGATAAGTATTtatattgagataaaaaaaaacacaagattttgtcaaattgaaTGACATTAAGAGTCGTTCTCTGTAAGCACCAAAATGACAAGGAAATGGTATGTCATGAAATCAGACAAAACTTGGCTGAATGGTGCATTATAGGcataaaacaatattcatatgaaaaaaaatgttaaaaaaatatgtgttgcCATGGTAACACATCATATTTAAAAAGACTGTTTTTTTCGATTCAAAatctggagaaatttttttttttttaaacaatcttAACATAACAAGGAAGTAGTTGTAATTTTATCACTGTTAATACCCTGAAAGGATTATTATAGTTctgcacaaattaaaaaaatgaaaggttTTACTGTACCAGCCTGTGGAACATCTGGGAAAATACActagttttcaaatttaacattttcagcaattttcaaaacaaattaaaaaaaaaattggacaacAGATCTGTAGAATTTTTAGGGATAAATCTTGAAGATATTGTTTTCAAGGTATGTTAAATTATAGAGAggtgatatttaaaataaaaaagttaaatgcattGCTTTGGCCCTATATTTGCatatgatttgttaaaaaaaatggtgacGTTTTTgtgatttgaaataaatattcttttcaaatGCTGCACTAGAGTACTATTTTtaatgtattatataatataaataaaaataagtatcttTGTTTACTGCATATAGCTGTCTATAAAGTTCAGCTAGTGCTAACATCAATATTTATTCCAACATAGATATaaagttatctcccttgttaAGAACTCTTCCTATTATGAGGTAACAAATAAACAAGATGTCAGCAGACAACAAGATGTAAACAACCATCACCTTAACTTTATAGTAGATTCAAGGCTTTGTGATCGACAAATAATGATTCAGGGTGATTGAAAATGACTGACTTTCTGCCAGTTAGGATCGTTATCCAAAGAATTTATCAGATGTTCTGAAGACTTTTTCCATTTAAAAACATGTTCATTTGATGACATTATTATTGTGCTTACTGAAGCTGGTATTTTACCACAAAATGTGTTAGCTAATACCTATTCTATTTGTTCGTCACATTTCAATAACTTCCTTAAACtgaatgaaaagaaaagaaatagacTTCTTTGCCTGGTACCATCTCACATTAGTACACATCCAGAAATAGACCACACCCATTCGTCAGAAGTTGTTAGGCACAATGAGAAGAAGAGAAAAAGAAGCAAATGTCTTCACTTTGATGATGTAacaactttattaaaaaaaactggtGTTGTTCTGCCAGTAGGAACATGTAAGTCAATGTACTTTTGTATATGGGTGGGTGTGGGGGATATATGTCCAATACatctaatcgctatttattccattccggataagttctaaaattacacaactttttcatccagttgaagctatctgggaccctgtttaaacaattcaccatacatgatactttttaatgagacctgtttaaactaccgtaaatacttcaaacaaaatatttttttacttcaattttaatttcgaaaaaagtggataatactatatcaaagtttcttgatgatcactttctaaagtttattctccctcagctcactactgatgacctccATTTTTCGGCCGGTGAccccaaacaggaagttgtataaatgactgtttttcccggaatggactaaatagcgataaggtgtattgtaaaACTCATTTTTTAAAGCAAGGGAGGATGCTATGCCTTTGTATCATACAAATATCCAATACCTTGAAGACATATTAAgttgaacaacaacaaaaaacatactTAAATCCACAAAGATATTTTAAAGTCGATATTTGTCAgataacacatttactttattgAAAAAATAGGCATATTCCACATATATTTTACATAGGTGCCGAAATTACTAAATTAATGGCCgttttaaccaggtgccgatttgactagaattACATTTGGATATTCTCAATGGGGACAGGTTCTAGTTTAAGAAAACAGATATTTTTATTCTTCTTTAGTTTAAGTATCCATGCAGTCTTCACAAAGGCCCAGCAGCCCAGGCAAGTAAAATTGTTTTCGGGCCTGTAAATATCATTTCTACAGGCCAACATAATCTAACTAAATTTGTCCCACAATTAAGTCCTGGGTCTGAAGATTTAAAAGTTCATCCTGAAGTCAAAGTATCacaataaattattttctttattgtgtAAGTTAGTTTCAAATAATCtttaggcagaaatgatttttgCTTTTAATAAAGTTGGACCATTTATTTCCAAAATCCCCTTGAACCCTCTCTCCCTTACCTCCTAGAATATCAAAGCCATCAGGCATCTATAGTAAAACTATAACAAATAATGTACACTATGACAAGACTATCACTCCCCTATCACTATTTCTTATGTTAGAGGTCAATGGGTACAGAAACCCAGTAACACAAGAAAGACAATTTGAcatttcaattacaattaaaaaagtaaaagggGGTAAAGATTATGGATGaacaaatatagtaaaaaatCTGTTAAAGTTTTTATAGCTTCCAAACACCTAACAGGTCAATAAGCCAGTAGTGTTGTTTAAATCTAAAGTTACATTCAATTATAACTgaacatatagcatgtatagaaacatgatttataaatatcaaagtgaattaataatgaaaatctCACTTGCCACAACTACTCAAACAGAAGTCTAATTTTCATGTACATGATGGcaaaatttatcaaacattttgcatatatatatatgataatgatgatggtgttttataaaaatatttagacTTGAAgtttgaaattattgtttttgaataaattcatGTCTGTACTTGAAAAGTGGTTAAGCTCAACTGTATATCAATACAATGCTAGataatattttagataaaatattctttatagttaacaatatatattctacaaACATACACCAGGCAGATTATGTTACTTATAATATTTTGACTTATCTAATTTTACATTTGTAGCTGTCTGTATTAGCTGCAGAAAAGAATTTACAAGAAAAGAACTAGATGAGGATATATATGCATATGAGGAatgc
The window above is part of the Mytilus galloprovincialis chromosome 4, xbMytGall1.hap1.1, whole genome shotgun sequence genome. Proteins encoded here:
- the LOC143072427 gene encoding cilia- and flagella-associated protein 206-like isoform X2 gives rise to the protein MHSGESNEGPSTQLLKESLINTRQHEAFLRVILPQFIHLSQLWSGFQDEMVLLSVLRNILASLEPFTRSKGEKINPSDFKDLDWLFPDTTKHFNKLPLQYRGYCAWALAKFDRLLLPSNPDIDVLRNKDHYYGFSNKQAATEFSQNPDGFIRLVAECAKRSPDLKQLLKLHTQFASITPYSQGEDAGRMIEKPIPKCDSLAHRQTHISWRQILSNLMNGMKGNFGGKQLNWLTCEQE